In Osmia bicornis bicornis unplaced genomic scaffold, iOsmBic2.1, whole genome shotgun sequence, the sequence GGTTAcgtaaagccgggtatccaccggtatcaaacgctcgtatcgtatcaccgttccgaacccttttgaataggcagacgttgcctcgttgcatgccacggcgtgctacggctcggacaatagttcttcgtgtcttgaaataaactcgtataggcgagaagtttcttTATTGTAGGAGTCCGTCGCTTACAATTAGTACTGTACAACTTTTATTACATCTGCAAGTTAAAAGAGAAATTTTGGGAATCGGTTTATAacttatagaaataaaataggggaaaaatatgttattataCCAGGGGTTCGAATTCACTTAATCCGTTTATTACTCGAAGAGGTCATCGTTTATTACCCTTGTTGCTTTCATCGGACTGGTACTACCTGTGTACCCCTAGTCCACGCGGACTAGGAGGTACCTTCGCGTTTGCAAAACGCAACCAATCAGAATAATTACACATTTACCCCCGACGACGAATTTCAACCAATACAGGAACTGGAAGTTTCTACACCGAAACCCCCACCACGATTAGGAACTTATATATTTCTCATCAATACGGAAAAAGATCAATGTTGTTTCAAAAACAGCAGTAGAAGCATTTCCTAGTTTCAGCtcatttattctattttaccTCAGTATACGAGAATGAATTCGCGTAAAAGGAAAGCTCTTGCgtacattacattgcattatgCGTTGGAGAAACCAGAAAGAAATCCACCCCGTTGGTGGGTTTCTAACTTTCTTCGACGTAGAGAAAAATATAGTGCATCCGCGTTGTTGTTAGATCTTAAATTTCAAAGTGTCAGTGGCTTATATAAGAATTTCATGCGGATGCACCCGACagattttgaatttcttttaaacaGAATTGGACCAGAAATTATGCGGCAGGATACCAATTATAGAAAGCCATTACGGCTCAGGAACGATTAGCTGTGACGCTCCGGTTTTTGGCAACAGGGCGATTCCTTTACAAGTTTACAATACttgtttaaaatatctaaGCAAAGTATTGGTAAAATTGTTCCGGAGGTCTGTGAAGCCATTACGAAGGCACTGAAATTGTATATTCAGGTAAGTGAactataattcatttttccgaACAGCACAAAcgtgaaaatagaaaacaaaagttgtttttttttacagatGCCAAAAACTGGAACGGAATGGCTAAAAATCGCACAGGAATACAATGACACCTGGAATTTCCCCCACTGCATCGGCAGCATTGATGGGAAACACATAAGTATTCAATCGCCAAAACACAGCGGAAGTGACTATATCAATTATAAGGGATTTTTTAGTGTTGTCCTTTTGAGTGTTGTAGatgcaaattataattttttatttgtagaTGTTGGCTGCCAAGGAAGAATTTCAGACGGAggtgtatttaataattcttctctATATCGGGCCATGGAGgagaagaaattaaatatccCAGCGGCTATTCGATTAGAAGGAAGGGAAATACcaattcctttctttttcttaggAGACGAAGCCTTCCCCATTTCGGAACACCTCCTGAAATGTTACTCTGGATATTTTACGAAAGGATCGCAGCAGcgtatatttaattatcgaGTATGCCGGGCCCGAAGGGTTGTTGAAAACGCCTTCGGCATATTGGCCGCAGTCTTCCGCGTATTAAGGAAACCAATGCTTTTATCGCCGGAAAAAGCTTCTGTTGTTGTTTTAACAACAACAGTATTGCACAATTTTTTACGGCAAAGGCCAGATTCTTCTCGACTTTATACTCCTCCTGGAACGATGGATAACGAAGATGAAGGCGTTTTGAGAGGAGGTAACTGGAGGGAACAGGGCAACGAAATGGGAGCGCTTTTGCCCTTGCGAGGAGTTCCGCGGAGAACAACTTCCGCGTTGTTACAAGTACGAGAGGAACTGGCCCATTATTTTTTGGCGGAAGGAAGGGTACCTTGGCAGGAAGACTGCGCatagtttttatttaaatattataatgtaatgtaatataataaatatataaccCCCTGTTTTTAGAATAGTAATTCGTAGTgtgtaaataaattgtaaataacaAATTGTTTTAGTGCGtttgtaaataaaactttataatttattggttTTCCACCTTTATATCCAAAATTGGATTTGGCGTTCTATCGATgtttcagtatattaaaatttaattttctaacatATTTGTGTAATTGTCTTATttgtgtaatttattttcatcagTAAATACAAcctaacaaaaattaattgtgtaaaaacattttatacgACTAAATGACCCCATTTCTACCTCGAGAACTATATTAGTGTTAAATACTATACTTATAGATATAGCCGACGATGTTTTGTGTGtatgaattaatttataacgttttctttctcatgactgtatttaattattatcctTAATATTACACAAAATGAAACAAGCAATTTATAATAGgaacaaaaaaaacaaaaagaaatatatacgCCATATGCGCCGAGATCATAGAATAGAACATAAAAAAAACTTAACGGTCAAATATATTCTTCTCGCGCATCAATGACGCGCAGGCAGGGGCACGACATGCCCACTCATTCAaacaaaacataaaaataattacatctCAATAATTAGTAACCACTCTTGACCAACGACACTTTTTTACTTAACTTACATTTAACCCTGAAGTGATGCGGAAGTGAATGGGCAGAAATATCTTAAATAAACTAGTGTGTAAGTTAaagttgtttttattttattttacatttaattatgtaactgaaaatgaatacaataatttgatcacctaCTGTATGTTTTCATTTTCCGTATAGAGTGTAAATAAAGTGTTAGGTCACAGACAGAGGGAAGAGAAAGGAATGAAtgctatttaatattatatatatatatatattttatatattatctATACATGTAGGttcaatttctaaaaataattgcatTATGCGTGCTTCAATATGAACCCTGTCATAATTGTTGAGCTTTCTTAATTTCGCTGCAACGAAATTCGCAAAATGTTGCGATTCGTCAGGTGGTGGATCAGACGCACTTTCCAAAATCTCGAATGCCCTCTCCAAACGATCGTCTTTATCTGTATGCCGCCTTTTCGCGGCAACCGTTCTTGTTGGGCGCAATGGGGTGCTCGTACTGGGGCCAGGTTCTCCCTCAAGCATTTCGGAATTTTGTCCAATGTGTAATTGTTCTTCCACCTCACCCTCTACCGCCTCTGGGCTTAcaattactacttcatcttcCATCTGAAAACAAGTATTGTTTCTAATTTGTTGCTAATAAAGTATGCTTAGTATGCTTTTATGAATtgtggaaaaaataaaaaaataattgaaggTTTGCGTACCGTACTTAATGTTCtcttacatttatttttgtcCCATAGGAATTGCATACTTTCGAATGCAAACCATTGGCTTTTGTACACTTCCTGTGTTCCTACAAACAAAATAAGGATAGAAAGTTAAATTGAGCCGCACTGTTTTCTGATATGTAATACTGTATAAAGTACCAAATATTTCTAACTTTCAATTCAtgaatgtataataaaaagtacTTACCCTTTCCGGTGCCAAcacttcttttcatttttaatttttccctcCTCAAACCTGCGAGGAGGtattctactttttttttacaagCTGCTTTCGATTTGTTTATTTCTCTGCTTAATTCCTCCCACGcatcttcttttttaatttattaaaataatcgcAATTTGTAGGGTCCCACAACACACTCTTGGATcgatatatttcaattaacgTGAGAATTTCTGCTTTCGTAAAATCCATGATCAGCGCAGTCTAAACGACAAGTAATCTTTTTCCGTATTGATGAGAAATATATAAGTTCCTAATCGTGGTGGGTGTTTTGGTGTAGAAACTTCCAGTTCCTGTATTGGTTGAAATTCGTCGTCGGGGGTAAATGTGTAATTATTCTGATTGGTTGCGTTTTGCAAACGCGAAGGTACCTCCTAGTCCGCGTGGACTAGGGGTACACAGGTAGTACCAGTCCGATGAAAGCAACAAGGGTAATAAACGATGACCTCTTCCAGTAATAAACGGATTAAGTAAACTCGCAACCCTGGcataataacatattttttcccTATTTTATGTTCCTAAGTTATAAACCGATTCCTCAAATTCCTCCTGTAACTTTcagatgtaataaaaatcatttccaattttccaaacagcaggggttccattgtgcggcacggcttttgtcttgcgtagcaagagaatcacactgtaggaaatactattataaataagaattgtccaaaccatatcgtacttggtatcattttaatcagaaaaacgtcagaAATATTTTGgtaacatttttataagaaaaaaatgaaaaataacaaagttcagtcgttgcattagtattatctcactgatgtatccaattccaaatcatattatctcgtgcctcaagtgtcatgtttacacttgacatagcatttcgggccttcgcctgggtatgttgtttttacgtttcaagtggtctcCGAACCTATCCTTTGAACGGCAAAAAACCGACAATTTGTGGATCGACCCGTTCTTTCACCTTCGTATCACAGctcaatagaactttcgatactcgggaACGGAAAAATGTGtgcaaaattaacattgtcctttttcaataatgacacaggtgattattaacattgctgttttatgtacagcgtatcACCGatgataattgatctgtttcagtatatttagacgataaaatttgtctaaattaaattagattaagttcataaataattttatcgattttgaaatgaatccaataataccgcaagatttcaaataaattgaaacccaagtgacggcacgaaacgctatgtcaagtgccaacgcatgaacctttccttcgatgcaacagcaaagaatcgacaaatttttcggatggatccgttgcctccgCTCCTTTGGAACaccacgcagcaaaacgaaactcctcgcctgtagtagcccagtcctattgcctaaccgtttatatcaagaaacgaagaaatgttgtccgcgccgcagcatgccgttgcatgcaacgaggcaacgtctgcctattcaaaagggttcggaacggtgatacgatacgagcgtttgataccggtggatacccggcttaagcTTGGGCTACAGCTGTCATAGCATCTGAACTTGTACGTGTCAATAACTTTCGGCGCATACTATCACAGCAAAGTATACATTGCAATATAACATTAGCATATCCAGAGACGTGGTCAGCATTAATGAATCCTTTAACCGAGACATCTGCACGGATTGTTGTCGCATTATCTGTATGTACTGGTTCAAAGAATGGACGagtttttatccgacttcgaaaaggaggaggatactcaattcgatgtgtatattttttttttttttttatgtatgttcaccgattacgccgagacggatggaccaatcggaacgaaacctcttgcatctggtagagtatgcctcccgattggtcccgttataaaaacattttacattttttcactccgaacgctttttattgcaaaaaaacgtactatttcatgtacgcgcggcgtacggtcgccgattactgcgagacggatagaccaatcggaacgaaactttttgcgtcttatagagtataactccccattggtcctgtaaaaaaaatattttgcgttttttcattcctaatgatttttGCTTGTAAacgtatgttcgccgattaccccgagacggatggaccaatcggaacgaaacctcttgcgtctggtagagtaagtctcccgattggtcccgtaaaaaaatattttgcattttttcattcctaacgacatttttttctaaatgtatgttcgccggttattccgaaacggatgaactaatcggaacgaaaccttttggatcttctaaagtatgtgtgcagattggtcccgttaaaaatacattttatattttttcattccgaacgctttttattgcagaaaagcgtactatttcatgtacgtgcgccgtacgttcggcgattactccgagacggacagaccaatcggaacgaaactccTTGCATCTTGTAAAGTATATCTCgcacttggtcccgtcagaaaggcattttgcattttttcattgctaacgatttttttgcaagaacgtaatgcttgatttacatttttcaacgattaccgcgagacggatggatcagtcggatcgaaaattttgcatcttgtagagtatatattctaattggtcctgcaaaaaaattgttgtattttttcattcctaacgaattttatcgcaaaatacgtaatacttcatttatatcttccggcgtttatgctgcagggaatgtgcCGATAGCGATGGaacctttcatatttagtaggaggtttatccgcgatgatctcacttgcaaaaatttacgaaatttgttgtttattaacaacttaaattcggtcaattttttttcggtttatggttattagctaagcaacagaaatctaaaatcacgttacactatcctacaaatactactggttccactaaaaagtgtgaaataaaataatttttaacaaaaaaaacatccgacttcgaaatgcactaaaaagtataaaataatttctatttcatttataccaatattccatagctattaataatatctacttaatcgttaaataggataccaattacatttcaaagttttcggaggcggcgcaaaattaaaaatacccgaacaaacgatgctgccaataacaatttgattgcggtatggcaagcttgataattaataagtcgtaagaaaacaagTTCGAAACGTTACAGATACGGccgaaaacatttgtaattgtaacgattatgtcagaaattggcagcactcctgatgtacatgcactgtactgcagttcacgagagaccatacttaactcgcgtaGCTCACTTGGTCTAAAGAGATTTTTagtaacgtgtgttattcccctctacagcttgcttcttgttatgctttacatataaatgatgggcagaaatatacatatgacgtacgataactgataaccggtgatgatattgtaaagtttcacgatacaatgaaattcctattatttatcggaaaaaaatgatgtgaacgcaaagtaaagaagcaagctgtaaagggaaatcacacggcactattaaaaatctccctagactcAGTAGgccactagctgcgcgagttaagtgcggtcactcgtgaactgcagtatagttaattcacaatgggtatgttgattcccgttgaatatggtttacttgaaattatcaaatgggtcatttatcataggttgccgacgcccgagttaggatcttcctagtagaggaaatgtttttaattttgcgccgcctccgaaaactttgaaatgtatttggtatcctatttaacgattaagtagatattattaatcgttatggaatattggtataaatgaaatagaaattatttgacactttttagtgcatttcgaagtcggatttgttttttgttaaaaattattttatatgatCAAACTTTTATTCACACAAGATTTCACACGTCTTGTAAATATATTCATTATTCGTCTCGTTTGGCTGTTTCTTGCGTTTTCTTAACTCTTTCGTGACATTATAAACATCTTCGTCTGCTGCAAATTCTTTTTGCAAGCAATCTTTAAGCTGCTTCCACGACGTACTGCATCTTTCAAATCGCACAAATATTCTTGCCGACCCGCGTAACAGTCGCTTACAATAAATGACTTTCTGGATATCTGACCACTTGCACAAAATTGCCATTTCCTCAAACTCATCCAACCAATCGTGAACATTTAAGGTGTCATCACCACTAAATGTTTGCATCGACTCTTCTACATCTCTGATGGAAAAAACTTCTGGTGGCCTACGTCTTTGCCCTTCCGCACCCAGCTCTGATCCGTCTTCGTCGTCTTCAAcatcatcgtcatcgtcatcgtctTCACCTTCTTTTGCTGTTTCCAGCACCAGAGCGGCTTTCAGGCGTTCCACCAATTCGTCTTTCTTTCCTGATGTCTTTAATTTACGTCGTTTGAGTTCATCTTTGAGGGCATACAGCTTCATTTTTGGCACTTCTTCCGGTTGGATAACCTCAACCACATTTCGAGAGAGATCTTCTTGAGAACTTGTGGCACTCATTATCACTGTTTCTTTTCACTTATCACTAGACACTAATATAATCTGGGACGAGCCCCCAAAATTTGTaggaaaaaatagaaaaaaaaggaatatatacacaagaaaaagagagtttatttaaatgagataataataaaaaaaacgGATATTAGTTATACGTGGGAAAACATGCGCATTATGTCGTCTTTCGTCTTGGATCGCCAGAATTCAACTGACTCGTGACGCGTCGCGAGTCGCAACCGTCGCAACGACggtttcttttgtttttgcCAATGGGCCCACCCTGACCGATCGCGCGAAATTCGAATACCACATTTATATACGAGTAATTCCGGGAGGCCTTGAATCCGACATACGTGTCAATCTAATTGCGGTAAAAACGCGAGTCGCTCCTCTTAAGCAAGTTTCGCTGCCACGACTTGAGTTGTGCGCAGCTACACTACTGGTTCGCTTAATGAAAACTGTAAAAACTACTCTGGACTTACCTAAATGCTTGCTTCATCTGTGGTCGGACTCTTCCATTGTTCTTAGCTGGCTGCAACAGCACCCTTCTAAATGGAAGACCTTCGTTGCCAATCGGGTCTCCGAAATTCAAACTACTTTGTCCGAAACAACTTGGCGACACATACGTTCCGCCGAGAACccggcagacgttgcctctcGTGGAATATCTGGGGAAAAATAGCTTCGTGTAAACTCTGGTGGGAAGGACCTCCTTTTCTTACTCTACGAGATCACAATCTGGATAAATACCTTCTAAAAAATCTGGTTACGGATCAGAAAGCGCGGGTAGTAAGGTCGTCCTGCGATCGTTTCTGGCACTTCGTTTCTGGAAGAATTCATAAGTAAATATTCATCAATGCAAAAACTTTGTAAAATCACAAGCTGGTGCTTACGCTTTCGCAAACGGGAAGCGGACGAAAAAACGCAGCTCGAAAATCGAAACATACTAAGTGTACGCGAAATTCACAATTCACAAGTCACTTCGTAACTTTACTAATACAAGAAGTTCACGAAAAAACACTTCATGGTGGAGTACAACTTACCTTAGCAGCTCTTCGTCAACGATATTGGATTTTGGCTGGTCGACGCTCAGTACGCACTTACATTCACTCGTGTATCACTTGCTGGCGATGGCTTGCGAAAACTACGCAGCAGCAAATGGCTGATCTCCCCACCACTCGCGTCCGACCAACTAGGCCATTCACAAATACCGGCGTCGATTACGCTGGGCCTTTCCTCATAAAAACTAGTCCTGGAAGAGGACACCACACTCGCAAAACCTATGTCGCTGTCTTTGTCTGTCTTCCCACTCGAGCCATTCACTTAGAACTGGTATCGGATTATACGACTGACACTTTTCTTGCAGCTTATCGACGCTTTGTATCTCGACGAGGAATGTGCTCTATCCTTACTAGCGATCAAGGCACGAATTTCGTCGGCGCCGATCGAGAACTGCGTCGGCTCTTTTCCACCGcgaaatttgattttcaaaCACTGGCTAGCTCCTTAGCTCTGGACGGAACAACATGGAAATTCAACCTTCCTGCCGCCCCTCACTTCGGCGGTATTTGGGAGGCAGCGGTGAAATCCATGAAGTTTCACCTTAGGCGAGTGGTGGGGGAGACTCCTCTCACGTTTGAAGAGATGTCCACAATTCTTTCGCAAATCGAGGCCTGTTTAAACTCTCGTTCCCCTGGCGCCCTTAGGAATTGACCCCGATTGCAATGAATTTTTAACGCCAGATCACTTTCTTGTAGGAGCTCCGCTTACAGCCGTGCCTGAGCTGTCGCTGATCGACGAGAAACCTATACGATTAACACGCTGGCAGTTACTTCAACAGATGCGCGATCACTTCTGGAAACGATGGGCGACGGAGTACTTGCAGAATCTTCAGGCTCGCACAAAATGGTCTCAGCCTAAACCTAATGCGCAACCGGGCGACCTGTGTCTGGTTACGTCGGAAGCTACTCCACCTACCAAATGGCCAATTGGACGAATAACTGAGACGTACCCCGGCGATGACAACAGGGTTCGAGTCGTCCTGGTTAAAACACCGTTCGCGACAATGAAGCGACCGGCTACTCAACTCTGTCTCTTCCCGGCAACGCAGACAGAGAATTAAACTTCTACTTTACTGGCTTCGCTACAGAGATCGTCGTTCGTCGTGTAGACGAAGGCGGGCGGTAATGTTGGGAATCTGCATTATCGGCCGATTATTGCTGTCTACTGATTAGTTCCTAAATTACCACTTTGTAAGGCGCTCGCTCTTCTGCTGTCCCCACCACCGCTCCCTCTCTACACTGGATTCCTTACTAAGAGCTACGTGCTCTTCACTTATCGAAAAGAACTAGCAAGGAAAAGATCGCGAAAAAtataaagagaaagagagagagatacGGGTGCCGACACGGAAGAACGAGTAGCTAAATTAATCTGGAAACTATACGTCTAAAACTAAATTGACTTTATTCTGTGACTCTGTGAAATAAACTGAGCATGACAAACAAAAAACTGGAAACTTCAGTCACCCCGATAACTTTAAAAATCTCAACTTCAAACAGAAAGAATTGGCGGTGTCTGTCTGCGAGGTAACGACCTGAATGAAGAGGCTCTTACAACCCCCGAAAAGGCTTTACAGGTCGTCCCTGACGAAATATCGAAGTCGAAACAATCGTCACACACAAAGTCGCGACAGATCAAAATTcggaatatttatatattaatatattcggtacctgaacgtgaaaaacgagacgatctagaatggagagactctcataacccgtaggcttaatagatcgcccgttttgccttgttgataaaataatttttaacaaaaaaaacatccgacttcgaaatgcactaaaaagtataaaataatttctatttcatttataccaatattccatagctattaataatatcgacttaatcgttaaataggataccaaatacatttcaaagttttcggaggtggcgcaaaattaaaaacttttcctctactaggaagatcctaactccggcgtcggcaacctatgataaatcacccatttgatagtttcaagtaaacaatattcaacgggaaccaacaaacccattgcgaattaagtatactgcagttcacgagtgaccgcacttaactcgcgcagctagtgacctactgaagtctagggagatttttaatagtgcgtgtgattcccctttacagcgtgcttcttactatgcgttcacatcattttttttgcgacaaataataggaatttcattgtatcgtgctgttttacaatatcatcaccggttatcagttatcgtacgtcatatatttatgcccaccatttatatgttcgcaaagtataataagaagcaagctgtagaggggaataacacaggttattaaaaatctctctagacctagtgagcggcgcgagttaagtatgatctcttgtgaactgcagtatagtgcatgtacatcaggagtgctgccaatttctcatataatcgttacaattacaaatgttttcagccggaccgataatttttctcttacgacttattaattaccaagtttgccataccgcaatcaaatcgttattggcagcatcgtttgttcgggtatttttaattttgcgccgcctccggaaactttgaaatgtatttggtatcctatttaacgattaagtagatattattaatagctatggaatattggtataaatgaaatagaaattattttatactttttagtgcatttcgaagtcggatgttttttttgttaaaaattattttattataggTATGATCAGAGTTggatattgtttgaaataatcttgtgataatttgtggtgtaaattaacatttacattatttaaagtaaaataaattgttactgctcttctgttcccatgaaataaagaagattacttataaagattataatttgtaagtaagtgaagataatattttattcaaaataatttgaaaaagtgtTGTCATTTCTGTCGCAGTTTTGATGATTACCCAGCATCGTTAAACACATATGTAGATGTATAGGCGACCGATGTACTAccgttttgaattttgtacgcGCCGCCTTGACGCGGCTGTTGCCGCGCGCCGTCGCAATACGATCTTAACGTGTTAGAGTATCGTACGCCATGATGTTGAACAAACGCGAATATTAGTAACGGCGCATGTGCGTAACGTAACCCACAGCGCTAACAGCGCCTCTAGCAGCAAAAATGTGTAATCCACGCTGACGTAGGCATGACGTAGGTGCTAACGAAATTGATCGAAATGTATCGATacaaaaaacaattaatatctCCTAAATAAATGCACCGATTTAGGTGTTATTGGGCtcaaaagaaagagaacgaCAAGCCGAAGCAAATTGTGTTATTAGAATGAAGTTCAGTTGCGTACTTTTTCTGTAAcagcaaattattttttgcataACGCTCAAAACGCTCTGCTTCGGGATAATATACTCGGTAGAGTCTTGCTGTCGCCGGCGGACCAGCCTTCggcctaaactacttggcgtgGAGACTCTACCGAGTCTCCTGATCTGTGTGTACGCGTAGCTAGATGGGCACTTTTGCTTGAAGAATTTcgatataaaattgaatatagGCCGGGTAAAAGCATGGTACATGTTGATGCGTTAAGTAGGTACCCGTTACCTGCGATTATGACAGTAGATGATAGTGTTGATGGAATTATTGTTAGACTGCGTAAATCCCAGGAAGAAGACGTTAATTTGAGGGAAATTCGAGACAATATTGAACAGCATCGAGCGAATGGTTATGTGTTACGAAATGATATGCTGTATAAGGAAGTGAACGATGTTCCGTTAGTGATCGTACCCAAACAAATGCAAGTGCAGGTAATTCGTCGAGCGCACGAGCGTGGTCACTTTGGGGTGACTAAGACCGAAGCTCTATTGAAAAGGGACTATTGGTTTAAAGGAATGCGTCAGCAGGTAGAAAAAGTTGTGCGGAACTGTGTGGATTGCATTTTAGTGGAGCGTAAACACGGCAAACAAGAAGGTCTTTTAAACAGCATTGATAAGGGAGACAGATTACCATTTGATGACTATCACGTCGATCATCTAGGCCCATTACCTTCGACGAAAAAATCTTATAGACACATTTTTGCTGTTATTGATGCGTTCACTAAGTTCGTATGGTTGTACGC encodes:
- the LOC123988816 gene encoding uncharacterized protein LOC123988816; protein product: MKRSVGTGKGTQEVYKSQWFAFESMQFLWDKNKCKRTLSTMEDEVVIVSPEAVEGEVEEQLHIGQNSEMLEGEPGPSTSTPLRPTRTVAAKRRHTDKDDRLERAFEILESASDPPPDESQHFANFVAAKLRKLNNYDRVHIEARIMQLFLEIEPTCIDNI